One Helianthus annuus cultivar XRQ/B chromosome 7, HanXRQr2.0-SUNRISE, whole genome shotgun sequence genomic region harbors:
- the LOC110866784 gene encoding uncharacterized protein LOC110866784, protein MFKWPCLFALEKSKSCWVSDCLEVSGADLRFHFSWVREPVALSEVQELGELVSSFSGVKLTAGRDKWIWSPEASGVFSTRSFKALAFGVRVEEVPFSVKGCGWVPAKCRIFMWRTALDRIPTKQALERRNIQVDSSFCALCGEGVETVDHIFTACDVAMRVWNRFCGWVNLPPFFAFSFSDVLNFHKGVDRNKKAKEIIRGLVVVVCWAIWKARNEKIFANGRVDCVDIFGEVRSYGFFFWLKNRSKYREIVWREWCNNPLYML, encoded by the coding sequence ATGTTTAAATGGCCTTGCCTGTTTGCCCTTGAAAAATCCAAATCTTGTTGGGTGAGTGACTGTTTGGAGGTTTCGGGTGCCGATTTGCGTTTTCATTTCAGTTGGGTGAGAGAGCCGGTTGCACTTAGTGAAGTTCAGGAGTTGGGCGAACTTGTGTCTTCTTTCAGCGGGGTGAAGCTTACAGCTGGAAGGGATAAATGGATTTGGTCTCCGGAGGCTTCGGGGGTCTTTTCGACAAGGTCTTTCAAGGCGTTAGCGTTTGGAGTTAGGGTCGAGGAGGTTCCTTTTTCCGTCAAGGGTTGTGGATGGGTGCCAGCCAAGTGCAGGATTTTTATGTGGAGAACCGCTCTTGATCGGATCCCAACTAAGCAAGCGTTAGAAAGAAGGAACATTCAGGTTGATTCGTCGTTTTGTGCTCTTTGCGGGGAAGGAGTGGAAACAGTGGATCACATATTTACGGCTTGTGACGTTGCTATGAGGGTTTGGAATCGCTTTTGCGGGTGGGTGAACCTCCCTCCGTTCTTTGCGTTCTCGTTCTCGGACGTCCTAAATTTTCACAAAGGGGTTGATCGGAACAAAAAAGCAAAGGAGATAATTCGTGGTTTGGTTGTAGTAGTGTGTTGGGCGATATGGAAAGCTAGGAACGAAAAGATTTTTGCCAATGGTAGAGTAGATTGTGTAGACATTTTTGGTGAAGTGAGATCCTACGGGTTTTTTTTTTGGCTTAAAAATAGATCGAAGTATAGGGAGATAGTGTGGAGAGAATGGTGTAACAATCCGTTGTATATGTTGTAG
- the LOC110866782 gene encoding uncharacterized protein LOC110866782, whose translation MNFLSINICGLGSDVKSAWIKGLKLENKISFLAIQEIQIGDFSFDAASKLWGNNYLEMDFMGVTGRSGGLVSIWDPNLFRAQGVSKDRYFLHIWGHLVGSNQFINIINVYAPRRVSEKKDYGMLYRGWSARGTVCGFYWEILMRCYLIEYGMKGRSFTFMAPNSNKLSKIDRMLVCKYFFDKWPDACLRALPRLHSDHSPVILVSSSENFGVKPFRDRIKDWRKELVKKEREDMERDKEELDALDILCEEMELSEEELWIKEECVKNIRERERWAIMD comes from the exons ATGAATTTTCTTTCGATTAATATTTGTGGGTTGGGGTCTGATGTTAAATCAGCATGGATCAAAGGTTTAAAATTAGAAAATAAGATTAGTTTTCTGGCGATTCAAGAAATTCAAATTGGGGATTTTAGTTTTGATGCGGCTTCCAAACTTTGGGGTAATAACTATTTAGAGATGGACTTTATGGGAGTGACGGGCAGATCGGGGGGATTGGTTAGCATTTGGGATCCTAATTTGTTTCGAGCACAAGGGGTTTCTAAGGATAGATATTTTCTCCATATTTGGGGTCATTTGGTGGGTTCCAATCAGTTCATCAACATAATCAATGTCTACGCTCCTCGGCGGGTGTCGGAAAAAAAGGATTATGGGATGCTTTATCGGGGGTGGTCAGCTCGGGGAACGGTTTGTGGGTTCTATTGGGAGATTTTAATGCG GTGCTATCTAATTGAATATGGCATGAAAGGTAGGAGCTTTACCTTCATGGCCCCTAATTCAAACAAACTGAGTAAGATCGACAGGATGTtggtttgtaaatatttttttgaCAAATGGCCTGATGCATGTTTGAGAGCTCTTCCGAGATTACATTCGGATCATAGCCCGGTTATTCTGGTGTCCAGCAGTGAAAATTTTGGAGTTAAACCTTTCAG AGATAGGATAAAAGATTGGAGAAAAGAATTGGTGAAAAAAGAGAGAGAAGACATGGAAAGAGATAAGGAAGAATTGGATGCTTTGGACATTTTGTGTGAGGAAATGGAATTAAGCGAAGAGGAATTATGGATTAAGGAGGAATGTGTTAAGAATATTAGGGAACGGGAGCGGTGGGCGATTATGGATTAA
- the LOC110866783 gene encoding uncharacterized protein LOC110866783, giving the protein MEALSCLIAKASVSGCFKGIVLPNGGPLVSHLFYAYDALILGEWEEDNFKAVARILRVFFPCSGLKINFNKSNLYGVGTEDADVVQMASIVGCERGSSPFTYLGIQLGANMNRVRNWDPIFGIFKNRLASWKAHSLSIVGRVVLIKAVLESPPIYYFSIFKAPVKVVDKLESLMKNFLWGGSEEVRKTHWVAWEKVSRSKKDGELGLCKLKLVNEALLAKWVWRFKLEDNSLWKRVIMVCHGRKRRWSFLPSNPSVPGVWNNIRKMEEKLIVNGKRIHSLVKGVVGNGNNIRF; this is encoded by the coding sequence ATGGAAGCGCTCTCTTGTTTGATTGCTAAGGCTAGTGTGTCGGGGTGTTTTAAAGGTATTGTTTTGCCTAATGGGGGCCCTTTAGTTTCCCACTTATTTTATGCCTATGATGCGTTGATTTTGGGAGAATGGGAGGAGGATAATTTCAAAGCGGTCGCTAGGATCCTTAGGGTTTTTTTTCCGTGTTCGGGACTTAAAATTAATTTTAACAAGTCTAATCTTTATGGAGTTGGAACCGAAGATGCGGATGTCGTTCAAATGGCGTCGATAGTGGGGTGTGAAAGGGGTTCTTCTCCATTTACGTATTTGGGAATCCAGTTGGGAGCTAATATGAATAGGGTGAGGAATTGGGATCCTATTTTTGGGATCTTCAAAAATCGGTTGGCTTCGTGGAAAGCTCATTCGTTGTCCATCGTCGGTCGTGTAGTTCTTATTAAAGCGGTTTTAGAGAGCCCCCCAATttattatttttctatttttaaggCGCCAGTTAAAGTGGTAGATAAGTTAGAATCCCTTATGAAAAACTTCCTTTGGGGTGGATCGGAAGAGGTGAGAAAAACTCACTGGGTGGCGTGGGAGAAGGTCTCGCGTTCTAAAAAAGATGGAGAGCTCGGTTTGTGTAAACTCAAGCTAGTTAACGAGGCGCTCTTGGCTAAATGGGTGTGGAGGTTCAAACTGGAAGATAATAGTTTGTGGAAAAGAGTGATTATGGTTTGTCATGGTAGGAAAAGAAGGTGGTCGTTTTTGCCATCTAATCCGTCGGTTCCTGGAGTTTGGAATAATATTAGGAAGATGGAGGAAAAGCTGATTGTGAATGGTAAGAGAATTCACAGTTTAGTTAAAGGAGTGGTGGGAAATGGAAATAATATTAGATTCTGA